One Manihot esculenta cultivar AM560-2 chromosome 6, M.esculenta_v8, whole genome shotgun sequence DNA segment encodes these proteins:
- the LOC110616623 gene encoding beta-carotene hydroxylase 2, chloroplastic isoform X4 → MAAGLSAVPVFKPFPYFRASNHFPKPMPTSLFSIPSAARYPSLFHGGLRKTNVAVCFVLEDTKQSVQIDNLQSDQSEEVNYQILTPRAAERLARKKSEMFTYLVAAMMSSFGITSMAVMACYYRFYWQMEGGEVPLLEIFSTFSLSVGAAVGMEFWARWAHRALWHASLWHMHESHHRPREGPFELNDVFAIINAIPAIGLLSFGFFNKGLFPGLCFGALHHSDKFNGVPYGLFLGPKEVEEVGGHEELEKEINRRIKLQKGS, encoded by the exons ATGGCGGCTGGATTATCCGCCGTTCCCGTCTTCAAACCCTTCCCTTATTTCCGCGCTTCCAATCACTTCCCGAAGCCCATGCCCACTTCACTCTTTTCGATCCCTTCTGCAGCTCGATATCCCAGTTTATTCCATGGTGGTCTAAGGAAAACCAACGTTGCTGTCTGTTTCGTCCTCGAAGATACAAAACAGAGTGTCCAGATCGATAATCTCCAGTCGGATCAGTCCGAAGAAGTGAATTACCAGATCTTGACGCCTCGTGCAGCGGAGAGATTGGCGAGGAAGAAATCGGAGATGTTTACTTACTTGGTTGCTGCTATGATGTCTAGTTTTGGGATTACTTCCATGGCTGTTATGGCTTGTTACTATAGATTTTATTGGCAAATGGAG GGAGGAGAGGTGCCTTTACTGGAAATATTTAGCACATTTTCTCTATCAGTGGGCGCTGCT GTGGGAATGGAATTTTGGGCAAGGTGGGCTCATAGAGCTCTCTGGCATGCTTCCTTGTGGCATATGCACGAG TCGCATCATCGACCCAGAGAAGGTCCATTTGAGCTAAACGATGTATTTGCAATAATAAACGCAATTCCAGCTATTGGCCTTCTTTCCTTCGGCTTCTTCAACAAGGGCCTATTTCCTGGTCTTTGTTTTGGAGCT cTGCATCACTCGGATAAATTCAATGGAGTCCCATATGGGTTATTCCTGGGACCTAAG GAAGTTGAAGAAGTTGGAGGCCATGAAGAGTTGGAAAAAGAGATCAATAGGAGAATAAAATTGCAGAAAGGCAGCTGA
- the LOC110616623 gene encoding beta-carotene hydroxylase 2, chloroplastic isoform X1: MAAGLSAVPVFKPFPYFRASNHFPKPMPTSLFSIPSAARYPSLFHGGLRKTNVAVCFVLEDTKQSVQIDNLQSDQSEEVNYQILTPRAAERLARKKSEMFTYLVAAMMSSFGITSMAVMACYYRFYWQMEGGEVPLLEIFSTFSLSVGAAVGMEFWARWAHRALWHASLWHMHESHHRPREGPFELNDVFAIINAIPAIGLLSFGFFNKGLFPGLCFGAGLGITVFGMAYMFVHDGLVHKRFPVGPIANVPYFRKVAAAHQVNFNGVMMLCLAGPLLPLATDSLHHSDKFNGVPYGLFLGPKEVEEVGGHEELEKEINRRIKLQKGS, from the exons ATGGCGGCTGGATTATCCGCCGTTCCCGTCTTCAAACCCTTCCCTTATTTCCGCGCTTCCAATCACTTCCCGAAGCCCATGCCCACTTCACTCTTTTCGATCCCTTCTGCAGCTCGATATCCCAGTTTATTCCATGGTGGTCTAAGGAAAACCAACGTTGCTGTCTGTTTCGTCCTCGAAGATACAAAACAGAGTGTCCAGATCGATAATCTCCAGTCGGATCAGTCCGAAGAAGTGAATTACCAGATCTTGACGCCTCGTGCAGCGGAGAGATTGGCGAGGAAGAAATCGGAGATGTTTACTTACTTGGTTGCTGCTATGATGTCTAGTTTTGGGATTACTTCCATGGCTGTTATGGCTTGTTACTATAGATTTTATTGGCAAATGGAG GGAGGAGAGGTGCCTTTACTGGAAATATTTAGCACATTTTCTCTATCAGTGGGCGCTGCT GTGGGAATGGAATTTTGGGCAAGGTGGGCTCATAGAGCTCTCTGGCATGCTTCCTTGTGGCATATGCACGAG TCGCATCATCGACCCAGAGAAGGTCCATTTGAGCTAAACGATGTATTTGCAATAATAAACGCAATTCCAGCTATTGGCCTTCTTTCCTTCGGCTTCTTCAACAAGGGCCTATTTCCTGGTCTTTGTTTTGGAGCT GGTCTTGGAATTACGGTGTTTGGGATGGCCTACATGTTTGTACACGATGGTCTTGTTCACAAGAGATTCCCTGTGGGTCCCATTGCCAACGTGCCATATTTCAGGAAGGTCGCTGCCGCCCACCAGGTAAATTTCAATGGGGTGATGATGCTGTGCCTTGCGGGACCATTATTACCTTTAGCTACTGACTCA cTGCATCACTCGGATAAATTCAATGGAGTCCCATATGGGTTATTCCTGGGACCTAAG GAAGTTGAAGAAGTTGGAGGCCATGAAGAGTTGGAAAAAGAGATCAATAGGAGAATAAAATTGCAGAAAGGCAGCTGA
- the LOC110616623 gene encoding beta-carotene hydroxylase 2, chloroplastic isoform X2, producing the protein MAAGLSAVPVFKPFPYFRASNHFPKPMPTSLFSIPSAARYPSLFHGGLRKTNVAVCFVLEDTKQSVQIDNLQSDQSEEVNYQILTPRAAERLARKKSEMFTYLVAAMMSSFGITSMAVMACYYRFYWQMEVGMEFWARWAHRALWHASLWHMHESHHRPREGPFELNDVFAIINAIPAIGLLSFGFFNKGLFPGLCFGAGLGITVFGMAYMFVHDGLVHKRFPVGPIANVPYFRKVAAAHQVNFNGVMMLCLAGPLLPLATDSLHHSDKFNGVPYGLFLGPKEVEEVGGHEELEKEINRRIKLQKGS; encoded by the exons ATGGCGGCTGGATTATCCGCCGTTCCCGTCTTCAAACCCTTCCCTTATTTCCGCGCTTCCAATCACTTCCCGAAGCCCATGCCCACTTCACTCTTTTCGATCCCTTCTGCAGCTCGATATCCCAGTTTATTCCATGGTGGTCTAAGGAAAACCAACGTTGCTGTCTGTTTCGTCCTCGAAGATACAAAACAGAGTGTCCAGATCGATAATCTCCAGTCGGATCAGTCCGAAGAAGTGAATTACCAGATCTTGACGCCTCGTGCAGCGGAGAGATTGGCGAGGAAGAAATCGGAGATGTTTACTTACTTGGTTGCTGCTATGATGTCTAGTTTTGGGATTACTTCCATGGCTGTTATGGCTTGTTACTATAGATTTTATTGGCAAATGGAG GTGGGAATGGAATTTTGGGCAAGGTGGGCTCATAGAGCTCTCTGGCATGCTTCCTTGTGGCATATGCACGAG TCGCATCATCGACCCAGAGAAGGTCCATTTGAGCTAAACGATGTATTTGCAATAATAAACGCAATTCCAGCTATTGGCCTTCTTTCCTTCGGCTTCTTCAACAAGGGCCTATTTCCTGGTCTTTGTTTTGGAGCT GGTCTTGGAATTACGGTGTTTGGGATGGCCTACATGTTTGTACACGATGGTCTTGTTCACAAGAGATTCCCTGTGGGTCCCATTGCCAACGTGCCATATTTCAGGAAGGTCGCTGCCGCCCACCAGGTAAATTTCAATGGGGTGATGATGCTGTGCCTTGCGGGACCATTATTACCTTTAGCTACTGACTCA cTGCATCACTCGGATAAATTCAATGGAGTCCCATATGGGTTATTCCTGGGACCTAAG GAAGTTGAAGAAGTTGGAGGCCATGAAGAGTTGGAAAAAGAGATCAATAGGAGAATAAAATTGCAGAAAGGCAGCTGA
- the LOC110616623 gene encoding beta-carotene hydroxylase 2, chloroplastic isoform X3, whose translation MAAGLSAVPVFKPFPYFRASNHFPKPMPTSLFSIPSAARYPSLFHGGLRKTNVAVCFVLEDTKQSVQIDNLQSDQSEEVNYQILTPRAAERLARKKSEMFTYLVAAMMSSFGITSMAVMACYYRFYWQMEGGEVPLLEIFSTFSLSVGAAVGMEFWARWAHRALWHASLWHMHESHHRPREGPFELNDVFAIINAIPAIGLLSFGFFNKGLFPGLCFGAGLGITVFGMAYMFVHDGLVHKRFPVGPIANVPYFRKVAAAHQLHHSDKFNGVPYGLFLGPKEVEEVGGHEELEKEINRRIKLQKGS comes from the exons ATGGCGGCTGGATTATCCGCCGTTCCCGTCTTCAAACCCTTCCCTTATTTCCGCGCTTCCAATCACTTCCCGAAGCCCATGCCCACTTCACTCTTTTCGATCCCTTCTGCAGCTCGATATCCCAGTTTATTCCATGGTGGTCTAAGGAAAACCAACGTTGCTGTCTGTTTCGTCCTCGAAGATACAAAACAGAGTGTCCAGATCGATAATCTCCAGTCGGATCAGTCCGAAGAAGTGAATTACCAGATCTTGACGCCTCGTGCAGCGGAGAGATTGGCGAGGAAGAAATCGGAGATGTTTACTTACTTGGTTGCTGCTATGATGTCTAGTTTTGGGATTACTTCCATGGCTGTTATGGCTTGTTACTATAGATTTTATTGGCAAATGGAG GGAGGAGAGGTGCCTTTACTGGAAATATTTAGCACATTTTCTCTATCAGTGGGCGCTGCT GTGGGAATGGAATTTTGGGCAAGGTGGGCTCATAGAGCTCTCTGGCATGCTTCCTTGTGGCATATGCACGAG TCGCATCATCGACCCAGAGAAGGTCCATTTGAGCTAAACGATGTATTTGCAATAATAAACGCAATTCCAGCTATTGGCCTTCTTTCCTTCGGCTTCTTCAACAAGGGCCTATTTCCTGGTCTTTGTTTTGGAGCT GGTCTTGGAATTACGGTGTTTGGGATGGCCTACATGTTTGTACACGATGGTCTTGTTCACAAGAGATTCCCTGTGGGTCCCATTGCCAACGTGCCATATTTCAGGAAGGTCGCTGCCGCCCACCAG cTGCATCACTCGGATAAATTCAATGGAGTCCCATATGGGTTATTCCTGGGACCTAAG GAAGTTGAAGAAGTTGGAGGCCATGAAGAGTTGGAAAAAGAGATCAATAGGAGAATAAAATTGCAGAAAGGCAGCTGA